A stretch of DNA from Lotus japonicus ecotype B-129 chromosome 4, LjGifu_v1.2:
TTTGTGATTCATAAATAAATATGTTAAATTATCCACAAAAATGCGGCTTGGTTGGCTAATTTTTTACAAAAGAAATTAACTTTGTTTCTCTTTAAGAACCCTTCCTTTAAAAACCTAATAGTGATGCATCTAccatttattcattttttcctCTATTAAGATACATTTAGAGGAGGAGACATGTGTTTGAATAGAACCGTTTGATCAAGTATATGTCTACTCATATATTTCATTAAAATCAAACGACATATACAAATTTAAAATGTGAGCCGTGTCGTTTGATCAAACGACTCTGATTTCTTAATCACgtaaatttaaaaatttcacgtggaaaattCAAATCCTATGAATGAACGAATCTCatagaatttcaaaattatatGGTTATTTGCTTTTTGGGTAAGAGGAAAAATTGTACATATGGTAAGCAATTAGTTGTGTTTCCCTCCCCCTTTACACCAACGGTCAACTAATCAAGAGGTGCCATATTTGTCACTCCCACATTCATCTTCCATCTCAATctctttcaaatttgaaaaatctGACCGTTGCATTCTCCACTATAAAAACGCACTTCGCTCTTCTCCTCATCACACAAACTGTTCTGCTTCGTTTCATTTCACAATCCACAAATTCGCTCGCATCATCCATGGCTGACACAGTTGCAGTTGCTGAAGTACCACCAAAGAGGTCCAGGGGTGGCAGAAAGGCGCTGAAGGAGAAAACCCCGTCAACGAACGAGGCAAACATCATAGCTGGGAAGGTTTCTGAATCCTCTGCCTCTCCAATTTCGAAGAATCAGCAGTCGAAGCAGCAATCATTCGAGAAGGACTTGCTTGAGATGCAGGAGAAGATGCAGCAGATGCGTCTCGAGAAGGAGAAGACTGAGGAGCTCTTGAAGGCCAGGGATGAGCTATTGAAACAGAAGGAGGAAGAGCTTGAAAATCGTGGCCGCGAGCAGGAGAAGCTTCAGGTTGAGCTGAAGAAATTGCAGAAGCTGAAGGAGTTCAAACCTACCATGGTTAGTTGAATTTGAATTCCCCCTTGGTTGTTATCATTTTTATGTTGAATTAGGGTTTTAAATTGGGGGTTTTAGATTAGGGTTAGTTGAATTCAACACATGCAGGGTTTTAAATTAGGGATGAAGAATTGCGAACAAATGCCGGTTGTGATGTCGATGCGGAGATTTCAAAACCAAATTAACCacaatttaaaatcaaaatgATTTTATGTTGTAATTCTAGTATTTAATTTATTGATATGCTTGTATAATGTACAGAATTTGCCTATGCTGAAAGAGAAGGAGCAGgataagaaggagaagaagaagaagaatggggGCTCTGAGACAAAAAGGCCTTCTCCACCTTACATTTTATGGATGAAAGACCAATGGAGTGAGGTAAAGCAATGAAATGAATCCTTTTGAATTATTGAAATTTACTTCCTTCAAACCTCAATTGGACTTGGGTGTTTGTGGTTACTGGTTTTTATCTAATGATGGTGGCTTCATCATGCAGATTAAGAAATCGAACCCCGAGGCCGAATTTAAGGAAATTTCAAACATGCTTGGGGCTAAATGGAAGACAGTTAGTGCAGAAGAGAAGAAGCCTTATGAGGAGAGATACCATGCAGAAAAAGAGGCTTACCTGCTGGTGACTGCAAAGGAAAAACGTGAGATTGAGGCAATGAAGCTCTTGGAAGAGGAGCACAAGCAGAAGACTGCTATGGAATTGCTTGAACAGTATATGCAGTTTAAACAAGAGACAGAGAAAGAGGGCAAGAAGAACAAGTAAATTTTACTCTTTTCTGCTATGATGTTGAGTTAACCTTTCATTACTTGGTTACTGATTAATTGTATTTGTACTTTCACAGGAAAGAGAAGGATCCATTGAAACCAAAGCACCCTATGTCAGCTTATTTCTTGTTCACTAATGAAAGAAGGGCAGCTCTTCTTGCTGAGAACATGAAGGTCTTGGAGGTAATTGAGTATAGCATGATTGTATCAGCTTATTTTCTCTAAGAATAAATTCTGTCACTTAGAAGCTACTCTGAACACAGCTTCTCAGAATTAACTTTGGCAGTAGAATCAATTCTTCAAGGATATCAAAACATCAATCATGATTCATGAATGAAGAACACTAATTTTATAGGGTATGCTGTGTTTCAGGTTCCCAAGGTCACAGCTGAAGAGTGGAAAAACATGACAGAAGAACAAAAGAGGCCTTATGAAGAGGTTTTTGCCCTTAAGTTTCATTCATTATTTGGTCATGAACTTCACTCTCTTTTAGTGGCTTAATTTTTTTACTAGTAACTTAATTTGAAACTTGCAGATGGCAAAGAAGAACAAGGAGAATTATGCTCTGGAAATGGAGGCTTATAAGCAGAAAAAGGATGAGGAGGCTGCTAATCTCATgaaggaagaggaggagcaTATGAAACTTCAGAAACAGGAAGCCTTGCAActgctgaagaagaaggagaaaacTGAAATCATTATCAAGGTTTTTGCCCTTTTCCACTTAGTGTCTTTccttgttgatttccagttacCATTGTGGCTAATCCACCTAAGCATCCTgcagaaaacaaaacagaagaagaaacagaacAAGGAGGATAAGATTTCTGATCCAAACAGGCCTAAGAGACCTCCATCCTCATTCCTCATATTCAGAAATGAAGCAAGGAAAAGCTTACAGGAGGAACGACCAGGAGTCAGTAACCCCACCCTCAACGCACTTGTTTCCTTGAAGTGGAAGGTACTATAGCTAATTCTTTGTGCAtgtttcataattgattctCACAAACAAAAATTGAACCAAACATGTAATTTCTATCTAATTTTGATACTTGTTTACAACATCATTTCCTCTTTAACATATTCCTGTGGTTCCCATTTGGCTATAGGAACTGAGTGAGGAAGAAAAACAATTGTGGAATGGCAAAGCATCTGAAGCAATGGAAGCATACAAGAAGGAATTGGAGGAATACAACAAATCCCTTGCAAGCACTGAAGCAACAAACTGAGACAGTAAAGAAAagagcccccccccccccccccccttggaCTTTTTGGACTTTTGCATGTTCAAATTTGTATTGAACATGTGTTTGCTTGCTAGCTGCAATTCTCTCTAGTCTCTAGAATTGGGTGTTGACTTTGTAAAATTAGAatgtttaatttcatttagAATCGTTCTAAATTTGTCATTTCAACAAAAACTCCTTATGAATTTGGTTAATAAGACTGAAggattttaaaaaatatcaattcTTCTTCAAGTAGCTTATCATAAACAGCAGGAAAACTGGAAAAGTACTattattttttcctttcaaaaaaaggACTATTATTGAAGCAGGATCCGGTAAATGTCTTTTTTCATGGAATGTAACTTACTAACCTCTAACCATTACCCATACATGTAGTTCTATACTAATAATTGAGAAATTTTATCAATATTCTCGAACCTCAATACATATTTAGCGGATGTTTTTGTATTTTCCAATTGTCATCCTTGTGATGATTTGGTAATTAGTAATTACCAGAGTATTCTCGAACCTCAATACAAGTGCTAAAGCCTAAAAGGGTATTTTCCAAGAGAATGGCGGGTTCCTATAAATTACCACAGAGTGATCTTCTCCACTTGGGCTCCTATATTGTGATTGGCTTTTATCAGCTCGTTATATTAGGCCCAAAAGGAACCCAAGCGGATTAgtcatttgacaaaaaaaaatttgtcattttattttctaagcAATAGGATGATGTCACTTGTACACCCTCCATAGTCACTTGTATGGCTTAGATAATTTTAATGAATCAACTTCTCAGACTTAGGAGATCGAATGAGTTGGTGCAGAAGAGTTAACCACTTAAGAGGCTAAACATATGTTATTAGACACACTGGTTCACCTATTGAAAACTAGGTCACACCAAATCTTTCCATAATTGTAAAACAGTGATTTGAAAAATAAGAGGTCAGCTTAATCCTCAATAAACATAATGTTTTCCCAAATTATAACTCAACCAGGTTTCAGCTCCTTATTTCTTCAATTTCATTGAATTTAGGCTAGAGAGAATTTGTAGACATCTTCCTCTTCACCctctcataattttttattttattttaatggtgtataatttatatattaacAGATGTGTAAATATGAGTTGTTAGAAATTGCTCTCATAAATAGCAAATTAATTAGTGATATATTCTACTACATTTTCTTATAAATCCTCTTACTATAACTTTGTATAAAAAGAAGCATTAATCTAAAAAGGTACATTTAATCATTAAATATGTCATTTGAAGTCATTCTCTCCAAAACACTAAAACACATGCTTTCCTTCCAAGTTCCATCCATGTATTGCATTTGCATGTCATCATTGTATTTTCAGCTAGAAAACAAAAATGCCTTCCCTCTTTGTATTTAGTGGAAACTCCCTCCGAGtagtaataataacataaaacGAAAGAGAACTAACAGCCCCGTCTCTCTACAGAAAAAAGGACACACCCAATATTGAATTAAGATCATGACAATGACGCGTGCATAATGCAGGGACCCATCTAAAACAGAATTGTGAACATGTTCAAACCTCAAACGCAATTCATATTCATAATTATGAGTTTTGGTCCCTCAAGTTTCTCAGTTGTGCAAAAGGACCCTTAATTCATATATGTGAAAAccaaaacaaacaagcaaacaagcCTTTATAATAGAAAGATTCCACCGCCCACGAGCTTCGTTCTCTCCTCCGCAATCGGCGTAGTTATAAGCCAGCGTAACAATAGTTAGTTACAAACACACACACGTTTCCAATCTCCAGATAACGCCTCTCCTCCTACAACCATCATCGCCATGGCGCGTCCACCAAAGGACGTTCCTTGCCGGAGGAGGACGCCGGAGCAGCCTTCGTCCTCCAATCCAAAGGTATTTCAAATTTTCAACTCCAATAATTACGTACATGTTACTCTCTTTGTTCAATTCTGTTAACAAATGTGGTATCAACGAACGATCaatgcggtggtggtggtgcaggTCAATGGTGGCACGCAGGTTTTCATTTAACCACGGCGATTGTTGGCCCAACGATACTCACGCTGCCGTACGCTTTCAGAGGATTGGGGTGGGTGCTTGGGTTCGTTTGCCTCACCGTGATGGGCGCTGTCACATTCTACGCTTACTTCCTCATGTCCAAGGTGCTCGAACACTGTGAGAAATCCGGTCGCCGCCACATCCGTTTCCGGGAGCTTGCCGCCGACGTCTTAGGTGATTACTATACAACCAtggtaattaattaattaattagtgtttgtttgttttttttttgttttttataactttattttaaaatgagattaatttctatccACCGATACTCTATGCAACACCGACTGTGTTAAAATGAGATTAATCTCTTATAAaattgttatcttattttttattatattttttattctctCGGAGAACTTCtctataacttttttttagttttttattagagtttaatggatatgcacggacagtgtaaaatagttttacattatccaatcaaagcatgtcacataggagagataattacatttgactttaattttaattaaaagaataagatattttctgatttagcggaattcaattgaatgtctgtgtaaaactattttacactgtcagtatatatccattaaactctttttatTATTGGGCAATTTCTATTAACAACAACTTTATGGtatagggacccaatttgtGCACTGATTTATGAAAGTgtgtttattttcaaaataaaataaaataatgaaagTGGGTTTTGTAAGGCAAAAAGTGATATTTATCTTTTGAATGAGATTCATTTATCTTcatcaaattaaaataatactAAAGTCTAAGATAACATTTAATATAAGTTTTATATAAAATTCAGCCCCAATTTTCTTtaccctattttttttttaagtttcttTAGTCTATTTCTTAAAAGAAGACTGAAGAATAGTGTAGAACAGTGAGTTTTTTTAgggaaatatttattttaattttttacataAGATTCATGTCATATACATATACTATTGTAGGCTAATAAGTCAGTTCAAACATTAATTAGCAGGGGACCATTCACCTAAAGAAACAACAAGTActtcaaaacttctgatctgtTACTTACACCACATAATATGTATTTTCTTCTCACATATTTTAAGATATACTTTTAAtccatatttttattatttttaaaaatttcatattAAGTGGTATATTATGACGTGATAAATAATGACATTTTATCACATTTACGATAAATCATTGTATCAAATAATTTTGAATATGTAAGTTGTGaccttgtttttgttttttagtgAATGCTCAATATGTTTTGACCTTGCTATATATGTTGCTTCGGTTTATATGACAGGTTCGGGATGGATGTACTATTTTGTAATCTTCATCCAAACGGCAATCAACACTGGAGTTGGCATAGGGGCAATCTTGCTCGCTGGGGAATGCCTTCAGGTTTCTTATCTATTAATTTGTCAATTGCTTTGTCTTTTCTTAATGTAAGATTAATTTTATGTCATTTGTTAATCAAGATAATACAATGACTTAGGATTCaagacatataataatagtaaaTGAAAGCAATGGCTTACAAATCTAGCTATTAAGATATACTATACTCATTCAACATGATAAGTTATGCTTTATTATTATAATGAAATTCTAAATTTCGTTTTCTGTCACCAATGATTGATCTCTGACTCTTAGCTgttattcttttgttttttcctcTCTAGACTTAAAACCTCTCACTAATTGATATTTGTGTTGATTCTTTCAACCTTTGTAAGCCGTGAACTAAGTCTATTAccaaaaaaatgttaaattcAAGTTCTTCCATATAAGCTTGGTTATTTATCccaagagtaatgatatatacacacctcattttttaaacacttcattttcacctttttttttatttttatctctctcatcttatcatctatcacatctcatatttttctctcttactttttctttttttcatatctctctcaccattccacctctccacctcaaaagagaggtgtggatgaaacatgaTCCTTATCCCAACGGAGGAGTTCTAAGGGGTAGCGACAAACTAAAAAAAGTCATTAAGAGGAATGATGGATAGAACAATACGATAGTAAAGTGATAAGTTTTGtggaaaatagaaaagaaaggtTTGGTCAGATTTATACTCATTGGACTGTTTTACGCAATAAGTTAATGGTTATTTCCTGGATCACGCATTCTACTTTTGCCAATTTTGATTCATTACGGAAACTTTGAATTTTTGAATACTCTTTGTTAGTATTAGAAGTGTTCGACAGACGACAATTAATATGCTGGACGATAGTCGGGACTTGGAGAAGAGAAGTGTGGCTTTATATTGATTGGTTGAAAAGGGACTTTAAATCTCTGATATTTCTTTTTAGTACAATCTCACACCTAATAAATCTAATTTGATTATTTCAGTTAGACTTGAGGAAGAATTAATTATGCAGATATGAAAAGAAGACTCACATTGTTCAATTGGAGACAAAATAAATGTATATAAGTCGTTGTCTAGCAAATGATGCTTTAAATGTGGGTGCGATGTGATCTAAAATACCTTAAGGCAATTAGAGTTCCAGCACCTTGTCTTATTATAAACTATTGTTTTTTCTATCCAACTCTCTCATGTAGGACttcttttttatattacatCACTTCCCTTAGGTCTATGTATTACGCATGGTTattaaaaccggaccggaccggccggtctgACCGGTCGGACCGGGAACCGGAACCTCAGCCGGTTCGATCCTTGCCATTAACCGGATGAGAGTAAAACCGGTCAAAACTCGTGCAAACCGGTCAAAAACCGGTAAAAACCGGAAAACCGGCGGTTATCCGGTTTTAAGCGGTTCAAAATCTGCACAATCAAGTGCCGACACGTGTCCCTCTTTACATTTTTTAATACTGCCTCTTGCACTTTCGTCAGTTCTGGTACAGCTTTTTATGTGAATTTATTATCAAACTATAACTTTTGGCTTGACTTttgttactttttgcattgtaAACAGCATATAAGGACAAAACAAGAATTATAGCCCCTAGGGAACAGACATTACTTTTTGTATTTCACCTCTTACCAtgactttcaagtttcaaagtCTCTTTTGTATATTTGAtagttaatatattatataattatttcaaaaatattattggtaacattgataaatttttactgtaaaaaaaaacattgataATTTTTATTTGTGATATGAAGTTATGATTATTGTCttcttttatatattatatatttattttaaaagaatatttattaattaattgcgGCTATACCGGTTGGACCACGGTTCAATTACGGTTGAACCAATGAACCGTGAACCAGTGCCCTCACCGGTTTGATCaccggtccggttttaataaccttgGTATTACGGAGTGATGAGTCAGACTTGCTCAGCCTGAGTTTGTACTTAAGCAGAATCTTATAGGTTATTGTCGTGAGCTTGACTCGTTCTATGTAAATCTGAGTCTCAAGAGCCATCGTTTTTTTTATCCTAGTTAGTGTTTGGTGTGCCCAAATCTCTgtttttttgttagttttttttctcggctcattttttttcttaattgtgGGCCATTGAACAAGTGAGCTCTAATATTACTTGTTGGGCTTGATGTGTGTGGGCTCATTAGGTTGGTTTGTCCAGGGGAGTGAGAGTTCTAAATGTGGGTGTGGTGTGATCCTTAAGACATATTGGACTAGGCTTCTCTTCAAGCTCCATCAAGGCACTCCCCCGGACCATAAGCTACTTGGGCTCGCAAGTATCCAGCCCAAAACACTAGATAATTGatgacttatttttattttatttttgaaacggTGACTCTTATTTTGATTCATTAATCCGTTGATTTTCCTTTGTGTTATACTAGATCATGTACTCCAACATTTCACCTCATggatccctgaaattgtacgAGTTTATAGCAATGGTGACAGTGGTAATGATATTTTTATCCCAACTTCCCTCTTTCCATTCCCTGCGACACATCAACTTGTGTTCACTCTTCCTTGCATTGGGCTACACCATGCTTGTGGTCGGTGCGTGTATTCATGCAGGTACAAATTACAAATTCATTACTCCACTGCTATAAATTAAGTTCATTTTCGTAAatcattctacaattgattctgaaggtGAAATCAATTTTATAGAGAAATTTCCGTGAATAGCTTCTCCTTTCACAATTGATtctaatgaaaaaagaaaaaaaaaaactgattcaaacatGTGATTTAAACATGCTATAACTATGAATCAGATAACCTTGAGATCTTTTATCTCTGTTGTGCAGGAAAATCAGAAAATGCCCCTCCAAGGGACTATTCCTTAGAACCTAAGAAGTCTGCAAGGGCCTTAAGCGCCTTCACCTCTATCTCCATACTCGCAGCAATATTTGGGAATGGCATATTACCCGAGATACAAGTACTCACTCCTCCTctttctaacttgaaacataatgcatgtttggaaatccttcgaTAATTGTTTTTAAAGGCATAATCAATTATGCATAGAAGCTTATGAactttagaattgattctaaagacGTTGAAGTtgttccaaacatgctattatttTGATGTTAGTTAACAATGCTTCTTCACTCACACTAACCATGTCAACATGACTACAGGCAACTCTAGCACCCCCTGCCACAGGGAAGATGGTAAAAGGCCTTGCTATGTGTTATGCTGTGATTTTTGTGACTTTCTACTCTGCTTCAGTTTCTGGATATTGGGCATTTGGAAACAAGGCCAGCTCAAACATTTTAAATAGTCTGCTGCCAGATAATGAACCTGCCTTGGTTCCAACTTGGGTCCTTGGACTTGCTGTCATCTTTGTTCTTCTTCAGCTCTTAGCAATTGGCCTGGTAAGCTCACAAAGTTCTCTCTCGAGTCTCAGTGGAGTGTACTATTGAGTTTTGACCGAACTAGTTTTAACATAAGGGGTTTTAATGTCCCGGCAATGGCATCACGATTGCAATTGCGGTTGTTTCAACCCACATTTGTCTACAATTCTGTGATGCtatttgattttgtttcttcttgggaggGAATTGAGGGGATCATAAAAAGCCATGAGCAAGAGTAATGTTTGTCCCACATTATTTCACAGGTTTATTCTCAAGTTGCTTATGAGATAATGGAGAAGAAATCAGCAGATGTTAAGCAGGGGATGTTTTCCAAAAGAAATCTTATTCCTCGCCTTGTTCTTCGATCAATTTACATGATATTCTGTGGGTTCATGGCAGCCATGTTACCATTTTTTGGCGACATCAACGGTGTGATTGGTGCTATTGGTTTCATCCCTCTGGATTTCATCCTGCCTATGCTTCTGTACAACATGACTCACAAGCCACCAAAATCATCCTTAACTTATTGGGTCAACATGTCCATTATGGTGGTGTTCACGGGTGCAGGAATCGTGGGTGCATTCTCTTCCATAAGGCAATTGGTTCTTGATGCCAACCAATTTAAGCTATTTAGCAGTGATGTTAAGGATTAAGCATATGTACAAGTACATTGGTGTATGCAATATAaggttttttcaaattttagaaAATAGGGGAGAAAGCAGATCACAGACAAAAGCACTGTCCCTGTGGCATCAGTGTTTTACTAAGCTACTTGTGAGCTTGTAATCTGCAAGTTCCATAAGAGCTCGTTTGGATACCTGCTAAAAAGTATGGAAACGGAAAAATAGCACATTTCAAACAAAAAGTGTATCACAATGTGTTATTTTCCTCTTTCGTACTTTTTGATTCACAACGGGATTTGGACTGCATGTTGCTTCAATCTTCTTGTATCAATGGATTCTATGTATCAACCGGAGCTCCATGTTGCTTCAATCTTCTTGTATCCGCTAGCTCCAATTTGGGTTGCATCGTTTCTTTGCAATAATTTATCTAGCTATGGTGATTCCTTCTATGCACACAAGTAGAACTAAGAGATTAATACCAGAACGTTTAGTGAAGACAGAGTAATCACTTCTAGACTGTGTGAAACCATTTTGCAACAACACATTAATTAGCAGATTTTGAGAACTACTACCTAAAGGCTTGTCTTAGGCCAAAGCACTCACCATTCTCACCCTCACTCGGAAGCTGAGTAGGAATTGGATAACCCTGAGGTATATCCATATATATAAATATCCTCGAATAGATTACCATTCAAAAATGCGTTACTAATATCTAATTGAGAAAGAGACCAACCCTTGATAGTGACAACAAAATTTTCACAGCCTAGCTAAAAAAGGTATTAGTTAAGTCTAGGCCTTCTTGTTGTATGAATTCTTTAGCAACTATATAAGCTTTATGCCTTTCAATTTATTCCAATAAGTCTGTACTTAATTTTGTACACTAATTCACACTCAATTAAGTGTTTATCAGCTGGCAGTGGGATAATACTCCAAGTATTATTGCTTGCAATTCTTCTTTCATGTATTGGTCAGTGCTGTCATTGTAGCAACTTAGCAATCTGATCATCATACTGAGGTAGTGAGGTTCAACCTCAAATGGTATGCAGAACAAAATTGTGATAGC
This window harbors:
- the LOC130715723 gene encoding high mobility group B protein 6-like — translated: MADTVAVAEVPPKRSRGGRKALKEKTPSTNEANIIAGKVSESSASPISKNQQSKQQSFEKDLLEMQEKMQQMRLEKEKTEELLKARDELLKQKEEELENRGREQEKLQVELKKLQKLKEFKPTMNLPMLKEKEQDKKEKKKKNGGSETKRPSPPYILWMKDQWSEIKKSNPEAEFKEISNMLGAKWKTVSAEEKKPYEERYHAEKEAYLLVTAKEKREIEAMKLLEEEHKQKTAMELLEQYMQFKQETEKEGKKNKKEKDPLKPKHPMSAYFLFTNERRAALLAENMKVLEVPKVTAEEWKNMTEEQKRPYEEMAKKNKENYALEMEAYKQKKDEEAANLMKEEEEHMKLQKQEALQLLKKKEKTEIIIKKTKQKKKQNKEDKISDPNRPKRPPSSFLIFRNEARKSLQEERPGVSNPTLNALVSLKWKELSEEEKQLWNGKASEAMEAYKKELEEYNKSLASTEATN
- the LOC130711257 gene encoding LOW QUALITY PROTEIN: probable GABA transporter 2 (The sequence of the model RefSeq protein was modified relative to this genomic sequence to represent the inferred CDS: deleted 2 bases in 1 codon), which gives rise to MARPPKDSLPEEDAGAAFVLQSKGQWWHAGFHLTTAIVGPTILTLPYAFRGLGWVLGFVCLTVMGAVTFYAYFLMSKVLEHCEKSGRRHIRFRELAADVLGSGWMYYFVIFIQTAINTGVGIGAILLAGECLQIMYSNISPHGSLKLYEFIAMVTVVMIFLSQLPSFHSLRHINLCSLFLALGYTMLVVGACIHAGKSENAPPRDYSLEPKKSARALSAFTSISILAAIFGNGILPEIQATLAPPATGKMVKGLAMCYAVIFVTFYSASVSGYWAFGNKASSNILNSLLPDNEPALVPTWVLGLAVIFVLLQLLAIGLVYSQVAYEIMEKKSADVKQGMFSKRNLIPRLVLRSIYMIFCGFMAAMLPFFGDINGVIGAIGFIPLDFILPMLLYNMTHKPPKSSLTYWVNMSIMVVFTGAGIVGAFSSIRQLVLDANQFKLFSSDVKD